One window from the genome of Deltaproteobacteria bacterium encodes:
- a CDS encoding flagellar hook-basal body complex protein, translated as TSTNQGAYDGFTCTYNASTGSYKLVSGTNSSSSDVAVSGGTAQAALYLSTATGATTTGAFDVSNPLTSSNFSTALTIYDSLGNGHQVNIYFRKDDTNDWSWYAVTDSSDNANGTGDQVQARGNLQFNTSGLLYDADSVTLPTGGFDFVGGGTENQVISFDFGTDVAGGGAGSDGITQYGLTSTTSFQSQDGYTSGSLRNFSVNNAGLITGNFSNGRTVNIAQVGLATFQSNDGLSRMGGNLFLETADSGQPIIGQPSSGGRGNVNSDSLEQSTVDLAQEFVNMITNQRGFQANSRTITTTDQLLQELINLKR; from the coding sequence CGACTTCCACAAATCAGGGGGCCTATGACGGTTTTACCTGTACTTACAATGCCTCAACCGGGTCGTACAAACTGGTCTCCGGAACCAATTCGTCTTCTTCCGACGTTGCCGTTTCCGGGGGAACGGCACAGGCGGCGCTCTATCTGAGTACGGCCACAGGTGCGACAACGACCGGTGCCTTTGATGTCTCCAACCCTCTGACGAGTTCAAATTTCTCCACGGCTCTGACGATCTACGACTCTCTCGGCAACGGACACCAGGTCAATATCTATTTCCGTAAGGATGATACCAACGACTGGAGCTGGTATGCCGTGACCGATTCCAGTGACAATGCAAACGGGACCGGGGATCAGGTACAGGCCCGGGGAAATCTCCAGTTCAATACTTCCGGGCTCCTCTATGATGCGGATTCCGTGACGTTGCCGACGGGAGGATTCGACTTTGTCGGCGGGGGGACGGAGAACCAGGTCATCTCCTTCGACTTCGGAACGGATGTAGCCGGCGGAGGGGCGGGGAGTGACGGGATCACCCAGTACGGCCTGACCTCTACGACCAGTTTCCAGAGCCAGGATGGATATACCTCCGGGTCGCTGCGAAATTTCAGTGTGAACAATGCCGGGCTGATCACCGGAAATTTTTCCAATGGCCGTACCGTGAATATCGCCCAGGTTGGGCTGGCAACCTTCCAGAGTAATGACGGGCTGAGTCGTATGGGAGGAAATCTCTTCCTCGAAACCGCCGATTCCGGTCAGCCGATCATCGGTCAGCCATCTTCCGGCGGCCGGGGGAACGTTAATTCCGATTCCCTGGAGCAATCAACGGTTGATCTGGCTCAGGAATTCGTCAACATGATTACCAACCAACGTGGTTTCCAGGCCAATTCCCGTACCATCACCACGACCGACCAACTTCTGCAGGAACTGATTAATCTTAAACGGTAA
- a CDS encoding motility protein A (Homolog of MotA, appears to be involved in motility on surfaces and under different ionic conditions. With MotS (a MotB homolog) forms the ion channels that couple flagellar rotation to proton/sodium motive force across the membrane and forms the stator elements of the rotary flagellar machine.), producing MDIATIVGIVLAFALVLMAILSGGGLIIFVDVPSLLIVVGGVVGVTLVNYPLSDMLKVMSVALKTLFPTNANPTEYISKLVEFSGLARKEGILALENASAEIKHEFMRKGIQLAVDGLENQAIRDILETEIDKLEQRHKLGAELFTAMGTYGPAMGMIGTLIGLVQMLQTMNDPSSIGPAMAVALLTTFYGAIMANMLFLPMAGKLKNNSAKEIFTDELIMEGILAINSGDNPRVVEQKLHAFIAPKLRKSSFDQ from the coding sequence ATGGATATTGCAACCATTGTCGGGATTGTCCTGGCCTTTGCCCTTGTGCTGATGGCCATTCTTTCCGGGGGAGGTCTGATTATTTTCGTCGATGTGCCCTCCCTGCTCATCGTTGTGGGGGGAGTGGTCGGGGTGACCCTTGTAAACTATCCTTTGAGCGACATGCTGAAGGTGATGAGTGTTGCGCTCAAGACGTTATTCCCCACCAACGCGAATCCGACGGAATATATCAGCAAATTGGTGGAGTTCTCCGGCCTGGCACGGAAAGAGGGGATCCTGGCCCTGGAAAATGCCTCTGCCGAGATCAAACATGAGTTCATGAGAAAGGGGATCCAACTGGCGGTCGATGGTCTTGAGAATCAGGCGATCCGGGATATTCTGGAGACGGAGATCGACAAGCTGGAGCAGCGGCATAAGTTAGGTGCCGAGCTTTTTACCGCGATGGGGACTTACGGTCCGGCCATGGGAATGATTGGGACCCTGATCGGACTGGTGCAGATGCTCCAGACGATGAACGATCCGAGTTCGATCGGTCCGGCCATGGCCGTGGCTCTGCTGACGACCTTTTATGGAGCGATTATGGCCAACATGCTTTTTCTGCCAATGGCGGGAAAACTGAAAAACAACAGTGCCAAAGAAATCTTTACGGACGAATTGATTATGGAAGGGATCCTGGCGATTAACAGCGGCGACAACCCGCGGGTGGTCGAGCAGAAGCTTCATGCCTTTATTGCACCGAAACTGCGAAAGTCGAGTTTTGACCAGTAA
- a CDS encoding OmpA family protein — MAKKKKGCDCEPGLPGWLATFSDMMTLLLTFFVLLLSMSSMDQQRIKEAIGSLQGSLGVLQGGTKTEINVRELIPSLEIVEVARRKLIAQNFNEVRKWLTKLKMEEKVRAGLTKDGIRLHIDSRLLFRVGGAEINPEAIPVLDKIAEVLRSNRAVVQIEGHTDNVPIHTARYPSNWELSTARAVNVLRYFVEKEKIDPARFSAVGYGAMRPIASNDTPEGRATNRRVMLLLKYPKAGIGRKTEEKDAREKLWMLAPKKRKGVHVSLNLRKELKLYQGGK, encoded by the coding sequence ATGGCGAAAAAGAAAAAAGGTTGTGACTGCGAACCGGGTCTTCCCGGATGGCTGGCAACCTTCTCCGACATGATGACGCTGCTGCTGACATTTTTCGTGTTGCTCCTTTCCATGTCCTCCATGGACCAGCAGAGGATCAAAGAGGCGATCGGTTCCCTCCAGGGGTCTTTGGGGGTTCTTCAGGGGGGGACGAAGACGGAGATCAATGTCCGGGAATTGATTCCATCACTGGAAATCGTGGAAGTCGCAAGGCGCAAGCTGATTGCACAAAATTTTAATGAGGTCAGGAAATGGTTGACCAAACTGAAGATGGAGGAAAAAGTCCGGGCCGGTCTGACGAAAGACGGGATCCGCCTGCATATCGACAGCCGCCTCCTTTTTCGGGTCGGTGGTGCCGAGATTAATCCCGAGGCGATTCCCGTTCTGGACAAGATTGCCGAGGTCCTTCGTTCCAACCGGGCCGTCGTCCAGATTGAAGGACATACGGACAACGTCCCGATTCATACGGCACGCTATCCTTCGAACTGGGAACTTTCCACTGCACGAGCGGTCAATGTCCTCCGGTACTTTGTCGAAAAGGAGAAGATCGATCCGGCAAGGTTCTCCGCCGTGGGGTATGGGGCGATGCGGCCCATCGCGTCGAATGACACACCGGAGGGCCGGGCCACAAACCGCCGGGTGATGTTACTCCTGAAATATCCAAAAGCCGGGATTGGCCGAAAGACAGAGGAAAAAGATGCCCGGGAAAAATTGTGGATGCTGGCCCCGAAAAAGAGGAAAGGAGTTCACGTTTCGTTGAACTTACGGAAGGAATTGAAACTGTATCAGGGAGGGAAATAG
- a CDS encoding flagellar basal body protein FliL, whose protein sequence is MADAKEAKKGVPEESGEAAVPKKSKGKLIILLVTALMVLGGGGFGVYQFVLKKPVENVEANVPEKTPKEKVDEVVGTMYPLQTFLVNIGDEEENRFLKTTLTLELDNDAVKDELDKRIAQVRDIILLQLSTKRFSDVRTVDGKYILREELLDKLNSILITGKIKNIYFTEFIVQ, encoded by the coding sequence ATGGCGGATGCAAAAGAGGCAAAGAAGGGAGTTCCCGAAGAAAGCGGTGAAGCGGCTGTGCCGAAGAAGTCCAAGGGTAAACTGATCATTCTCCTGGTGACGGCGCTGATGGTCCTGGGGGGCGGAGGATTCGGTGTTTACCAGTTCGTGCTGAAAAAACCGGTGGAGAATGTTGAGGCCAATGTCCCGGAAAAAACACCCAAGGAAAAGGTCGACGAAGTAGTGGGAACGATGTATCCCCTGCAAACCTTCCTGGTGAATATCGGGGATGAGGAGGAAAACAGATTCTTGAAGACCACCTTGACACTGGAACTGGACAACGATGCCGTGAAGGATGAACTGGACAAACGGATCGCCCAGGTTCGGGATATTATCCTGCTCCAACTCAGCACCAAGCGGTTCTCCGATGTCCGGACCGTGGACGGCAAATATATTCTGCGGGAAGAACTGCTGGACAAACTGAATAGTATCCTGATTACCGGAAAGATCAAGAATATTTATTTTACCGAATTTATCGTGCAGTAA
- the fliM gene encoding flagellar motor switch protein FliM has protein sequence MMTDILDQNEVDALLKGVDNGDVETETNVAAKESEEMIYDLTNPEKIIRGKMQALNVVHDKFLKQFQNSLSSFLRMDVSLSLLSFDVMKYVRFIETVPLPTSLCILSVEPNNRAMILQMDAVFVFSIMDILCGGDGNSRFKVEGREFTSIELKIIDRVANLAVADLTQAWKPVIPFVFSLKKTEMNPRFVTAVERTETLLVFDFEVAIEQVNCCMKICIPYSTIEPYRADLSGEVHTNKVMKQDGKAGRWLQTNLKAMEVNVIAEMGQGEVTFRDLMQLKVGDIIELTRTEEDPLTVLCEGVGKYKGLPGQHNGHMAIQILSPIGS, from the coding sequence ATGATGACCGACATTCTCGATCAAAATGAAGTGGATGCCCTGCTCAAGGGGGTGGACAACGGTGATGTAGAGACCGAGACCAACGTTGCGGCGAAGGAATCGGAGGAGATGATCTATGACCTGACGAACCCCGAAAAGATTATCCGGGGGAAGATGCAGGCCTTGAACGTCGTCCATGACAAGTTTCTGAAACAGTTTCAGAATTCTCTCAGTTCCTTCCTGCGGATGGATGTCTCGCTGTCACTCCTGAGTTTCGATGTGATGAAGTATGTCCGGTTTATTGAAACCGTTCCGCTTCCGACGAGCCTTTGTATCCTGAGTGTGGAGCCGAACAACCGGGCGATGATTCTTCAAATGGATGCCGTATTTGTCTTCAGCATCATGGACATCCTTTGCGGCGGAGACGGCAATAGCCGGTTCAAGGTTGAAGGTCGTGAATTTACTTCCATCGAGCTGAAGATCATTGACCGGGTGGCGAATCTGGCCGTCGCGGACCTGACGCAGGCCTGGAAGCCGGTGATCCCCTTCGTCTTCTCCCTGAAGAAAACCGAGATGAATCCCCGATTCGTGACGGCCGTGGAACGAACGGAAACACTGCTGGTCTTTGATTTCGAAGTGGCCATTGAGCAAGTCAATTGCTGCATGAAGATCTGCATCCCCTATTCTACGATTGAGCCGTATCGGGCCGATCTTTCCGGAGAAGTACATACCAACAAGGTGATGAAACAGGATGGGAAGGCGGGCCGATGGCTGCAGACAAATCTGAAAGCGATGGAGGTCAATGTGATCGCGGAAATGGGGCAGGGGGAAGTGACCTTCCGGGATCTCATGCAGCTTAAGGTCGGCGATATTATTGAGTTGACACGGACGGAAGAGGACCCCTTAACGGTCTTGTGTGAGGGCGTTGGAAAATACAAAGGGCTGCCCGGACAGCATAACGGGCACATGGCGATACAGATTCTTTCTCCCATCGGATCCTAA
- the fliN gene encoding flagellar motor switch protein FliN, translated as MAEQEVQEAAPTEETVETEPTMEDTSVKEPEVNEGEAPMRSLDFILDLPLKVSVELGRTRMLVNDLLQLAQGSIIELEKMAGDPLEILVNEKLVARGEVVSVNDKFGIRVTDIISPTERIEQLG; from the coding sequence ATGGCGGAACAAGAAGTCCAGGAAGCTGCCCCGACGGAAGAGACCGTCGAAACGGAACCGACGATGGAAGATACGTCGGTTAAGGAACCGGAAGTGAACGAGGGGGAAGCCCCGATGCGAAGTCTCGACTTTATTCTTGATCTTCCCTTGAAAGTTTCCGTGGAATTAGGACGGACCCGGATGCTTGTCAATGATTTGCTGCAGTTGGCGCAGGGGTCGATTATTGAGCTTGAAAAAATGGCCGGAGATCCTCTCGAAATTCTGGTCAACGAAAAACTGGTTGCCCGGGGAGAAGTGGTGTCGGTGAACGACAAGTTTGGTATCCGCGTGACCGACATTATCTCTCCGACGGAACGGATTGAACAGCTCGGGTGA
- a CDS encoding FliO/MopB family protein, with the protein MNRPGLNVHRGRTPMLCGMIVFSAIFFFSTQVPAITSPAEGGKSIDFLKAPVPDPPGRSAANAAVPALKSEPPDLLRSGVRMITSLIVVVGIMLLIAYGAKRFLARKGTLPGKEAMIRILATRYLGAKSSLNVVDVDGERFVIGISPQGISFLTALCNLPGTEGREGGEKSFEHVLRRNLNE; encoded by the coding sequence ATGAATAGACCGGGTCTGAATGTCCACCGGGGAAGAACCCCGATGCTTTGCGGAATGATCGTTTTCTCCGCCATCTTTTTCTTTTCTACGCAGGTCCCTGCAATCACCTCTCCGGCAGAGGGCGGGAAATCCATTGACTTTCTCAAGGCTCCGGTACCCGATCCTCCGGGACGGAGTGCAGCGAATGCGGCGGTTCCGGCCCTGAAGTCGGAACCTCCTGATCTTTTGCGGTCGGGAGTCCGGATGATCACATCGTTGATTGTTGTGGTCGGGATCATGCTGCTCATTGCCTATGGGGCGAAACGTTTCCTCGCCCGGAAGGGGACGCTTCCCGGAAAGGAAGCGATGATCCGAATCCTTGCCACGCGGTATCTCGGCGCCAAAAGCAGTCTGAATGTGGTGGATGTGGATGGGGAGCGCTTTGTGATCGGGATTTCTCCGCAGGGAATCTCATTTCTGACCGCATTGTGCAATCTGCCGGGAACGGAAGGGCGGGAGGGTGGAGAGAAATCCTTCGAGCATGTGCTGCGGAGAAACCTGAATGAGTAA